In Acidobacteriota bacterium, one DNA window encodes the following:
- a CDS encoding PSD1 and planctomycete cytochrome C domain-containing protein: MLIPCTIAIPNLRLRLLAILFLVPFLVLANGRSLLSAPSGAQSDREAMEFFETKVRPLLVENCYSCHGDNQQLSSLRVDSREALMKGGLRGSALVPGDPDRSLIIQAVRHQELKMPLGRMLADAEIGHLESWVRMGAPWSAVPDVTNEPDFYARLIREHWAFQPVADPDPPQVDHRSWSGTPVDRFLLAALRKEGLEPAERADIRTLARRLSFSVVGLPPDPASVEELLRDRSGQAYANFVDRLVDSPHFGEHWARHWMDVVRFAETYGYEWNYIVKGAWRYRDYLIRAFNQDVPYDQLVREHVAGDLLEDPRINVPLGINESATGSAFLLMGEMGHDDCIEFREIRTDVVDDQIDTLTRAFQGLSVACARCHDHKLDPIPIEDYYALYGILNSARPVTSTLDTGGSQSPLMQRLRALKPQIRSELAAAWLKQVEEMPAYLLAAQAPVDPASADTTTDLQPQRLERWIQALQKESVDPESFLYPWSTVTCEGGLAPERFQELWQKVAPKHLKEIRDRQAYNTENFTSLSLSDWYPEGVGLLEGRSENGEFVLAPEGQEAVNGVYPAGIYTHALSERLNGALRSPYLPKEKKFLSLQVMGGMLGGRRAVVDNCMLGEGVEVFDSTDLNWQKISTLQDKERFPVYVELVTKTSNPRLPDRPKRIKGFTEEKMAAPGSYFGIARAMFHDVEDPPRKDLSHLLPLFRDPAPKDPTEAARRYAERSREAMEAWSRGTPDENDVRWIHWLVTNHLVDNSVDLTPRLSQLIAEYRGIESGISQPQTINSLLDMGSGRDYSLLKSGDAENPGDPVPRRYLTALTGGRTLESNGSGRQELAELIASPRNPLTARVMVNRVWNYLFGRGLVATINDFGNFGERPSHAQLLDHLANRFIADGWSLKRLVRRLVLTQAFQQSSRTSEAASRIDPENRLLHHYPVRRLEAEAIRDSILATSGRFDPLRYGPSIEPYRLKTKEYRKLHAGPLDGHGRRSVYLRVTRMEGPRFLELFDFPVPSVSRGRRDVTNVPSQALAMLNDPFVIQQADFWADRILEHEGGTLEERLERMFVKAFSRPPSAEEVARFVELARKLGRLYQVPQEHILASKVIWKDVAHSLFNTKEFIYLR; encoded by the coding sequence GTGCTGATTCCCTGTACCATCGCGATTCCGAACCTCAGGCTCCGCCTCTTGGCGATTCTGTTTCTGGTGCCGTTCCTGGTCCTCGCCAATGGCCGCTCCCTCCTGTCGGCGCCATCCGGCGCCCAGAGCGACCGCGAGGCCATGGAGTTCTTCGAGACCAAGGTCCGCCCTCTCCTGGTCGAAAACTGCTACTCCTGCCATGGCGACAATCAGCAGCTCTCCTCGCTCAGAGTCGATTCCCGCGAAGCCCTCATGAAGGGTGGTCTTCGAGGGTCCGCTCTGGTTCCCGGTGATCCGGACCGGAGCCTGATCATCCAGGCCGTCCGGCATCAGGAGCTGAAGATGCCCCTGGGCCGCATGCTCGCCGACGCCGAGATCGGTCACTTGGAGAGCTGGGTCCGGATGGGAGCGCCGTGGTCCGCGGTTCCCGACGTGACCAACGAACCCGATTTTTACGCCCGCCTGATCCGGGAGCACTGGGCCTTCCAGCCGGTTGCCGATCCCGATCCTCCGCAGGTGGATCATCGGAGCTGGTCCGGAACACCGGTCGATCGCTTTCTGCTGGCGGCGCTCCGCAAGGAGGGACTGGAGCCGGCGGAGCGGGCCGATATCCGTACCCTGGCCCGGCGCCTCAGTTTCTCGGTCGTGGGACTGCCGCCGGATCCGGCCAGCGTGGAGGAGCTGCTCCGGGACCGGTCCGGGCAGGCCTACGCCAACTTCGTGGACCGTCTCGTGGATTCTCCCCATTTCGGGGAGCATTGGGCGCGTCACTGGATGGACGTGGTGCGTTTCGCCGAGACCTACGGATACGAGTGGAACTACATCGTCAAGGGAGCCTGGCGCTACCGCGACTACCTGATCCGCGCCTTCAACCAGGACGTCCCCTACGATCAACTGGTAAGGGAACATGTCGCCGGCGACCTGCTGGAAGACCCCCGGATCAACGTCCCGCTGGGAATCAACGAATCCGCCACCGGTTCGGCATTCCTCCTCATGGGTGAGATGGGGCACGACGACTGCATCGAGTTCCGCGAAATACGCACCGATGTCGTGGACGACCAGATCGACACCCTCACCCGGGCCTTCCAGGGACTCTCCGTGGCCTGTGCGCGCTGTCACGACCACAAACTGGATCCCATTCCCATCGAGGACTACTACGCACTGTACGGGATCCTGAACAGTGCCCGTCCGGTCACCAGCACGCTGGACACGGGTGGTTCCCAGTCTCCGCTGATGCAGCGCCTGCGGGCCCTGAAGCCGCAGATTCGGTCGGAGCTGGCTGCCGCCTGGTTGAAGCAGGTCGAGGAGATGCCGGCCTATCTCCTGGCGGCGCAGGCCCCGGTCGATCCGGCGTCGGCGGATACCACCACTGATCTCCAGCCCCAACGCCTGGAAAGATGGATCCAGGCGCTCCAGAAGGAGAGCGTCGATCCGGAGAGCTTTCTCTATCCCTGGTCGACGGTCACCTGCGAAGGGGGTCTGGCGCCGGAACGGTTTCAGGAACTATGGCAAAAGGTTGCGCCGAAGCACTTGAAAGAGATCCGCGACCGCCAGGCCTATAACACGGAGAACTTCACTTCCCTGTCTCTGAGCGACTGGTACCCCGAGGGGGTGGGATTGCTTGAAGGCCGATCGGAGAACGGCGAATTCGTCCTGGCCCCGGAAGGACAGGAGGCGGTCAACGGAGTCTATCCGGCCGGGATCTATACCCACGCCCTTTCGGAACGGCTGAACGGGGCGCTTCGCTCTCCCTATCTGCCCAAGGAAAAGAAGTTTCTCAGCCTCCAGGTCATGGGTGGAATGCTCGGCGGGCGCCGGGCGGTGGTGGACAACTGCATGCTGGGCGAGGGCGTCGAAGTCTTCGACAGCACGGACTTGAACTGGCAGAAGATCTCGACTCTTCAGGACAAGGAGCGGTTTCCCGTCTATGTCGAGCTGGTCACCAAGACCAGCAACCCCCGGCTCCCGGACCGGCCCAAGAGGATCAAGGGATTCACCGAGGAGAAGATGGCGGCGCCCGGATCCTATTTCGGCATTGCCCGGGCCATGTTCCACGACGTGGAGGATCCTCCCCGCAAGGATCTTTCCCATCTGTTGCCCTTGTTTCGGGACCCGGCTCCCAAAGATCCCACGGAAGCCGCCCGGCGCTACGCGGAGCGAAGCCGTGAGGCTATGGAGGCCTGGTCCCGGGGAACACCCGACGAAAACGACGTCCGCTGGATCCATTGGCTCGTCACGAACCACCTGGTGGACAATTCCGTCGATCTCACTCCCAGACTCTCGCAACTGATTGCCGAGTACCGAGGCATCGAATCCGGCATTTCTCAACCCCAGACCATCAACTCGTTGCTGGACATGGGTTCGGGGCGGGACTATTCCCTGCTGAAAAGTGGTGACGCCGAGAATCCGGGGGACCCCGTACCGCGCCGCTACCTGACCGCGCTCACCGGGGGACGGACCCTCGAATCCAATGGAAGCGGCCGGCAGGAGCTGGCGGAACTCATTGCCTCTCCCCGGAACCCCCTCACCGCACGGGTCATGGTCAACCGGGTCTGGAACTACCTTTTCGGACGAGGCCTGGTAGCCACAATCAACGACTTCGGCAACTTCGGGGAGCGTCCCTCCCACGCCCAGCTACTCGACCATCTGGCGAACCGGTTCATCGCCGACGGCTGGTCCCTGAAACGGCTGGTCCGGCGGCTGGTCCTTACCCAGGCTTTCCAACAGTCGAGCCGGACGTCCGAGGCAGCCTCGCGGATCGACCCTGAGAACCGGCTTCTGCACCATTACCCGGTCAGGCGCCTTGAGGCCGAGGCCATACGTGACTCTATTCTGGCCACTTCGGGCCGTTTCGATCCCTTGCGCTACGGTCCCAGTATCGAACCCTATCGGCTGAAGACGAAGGAGTACCGGAAGCTCCACGCCGGTCCACTGGACGGGCACGGGCGCCGGAGCGTTTACCTGCGGGTCACCCGCATGGAGGGCCCCCGGTTTCTGGAACTCTTCGATTTTCCCGTCCCCTCCGTCTCCAGAGGGCGTCGGGACGTGACGAACGTGCCCTCCCAGGCTCTCGCCATGCTCAATGATCCCTTTGTGATCCAACAGGCGGATTTTTGGGCCGACAGGATTCTGGAACACGAAGGGGGGACGCTGGAGGAACGCTTGGAACGAATGTTTGTCAAGGCGTTCTCCCGGCCCCCGAGTGCCGAAGAGGTGGCCCGTTTCGTAGAGCTGGCCCGGAAGCTGGGACGCTTGTATCAGGTTCCGCAAGAGCATATCCTGGCCAGCAAAGTGATTTGGAAGGACGTGGCCCACAGTCTCTTCAACACGAAAGAGTTCATCTACCTGAGGTAA
- a CDS encoding DUF1501 domain-containing protein, whose translation MTQQNKEQGLCPGCLGAPLTRRQMLSLSANGFGLTALSALMAEDAYAGLVPTPPTHFEPKVKNVILCFMPGGVSQMDTFDPKPKLSELHGKPSGDGIRTYQGCHWTFRKYGKSGIPVSELFPHIATCVDDLAIVRSMVSNFPLHPRGNILFHTGRNVGGYPSLGSWITYALGSENKNLPGYVLLHPEATSIPPGGLENFSNGFLPATHQALPVKAEGTPIENLVPADEGAIQNTKLSVLLDQDRDFLAEAGRNDAVESAIRNYEMAYRMQSLVPDVLDLSRETEATKRLYGLDTSNKDQRNYALQCLRARRLIESGVRFVEVTPPVLFGATNGTWDQHTNLKKGHEGNALVADQSVAALIKDLKSRGMLDETLVIWGTEFGRTVDTGTNGDGRDHLETAFTIWMAGGGVKGGTVYGRTDDIGKTVVENKTTVHDLHATILHLLGLDHERLVYRFGGRDESLTDVHGRVVHEILA comes from the coding sequence ATGACCCAGCAAAACAAGGAACAAGGCCTTTGTCCGGGTTGCCTCGGCGCTCCGCTGACACGGCGCCAGATGCTGTCGTTGAGCGCCAACGGGTTCGGACTGACCGCCCTGTCCGCTCTTATGGCTGAAGACGCCTACGCTGGTCTGGTCCCGACTCCACCGACCCATTTCGAGCCCAAGGTCAAGAACGTCATCCTCTGTTTCATGCCCGGCGGTGTCTCGCAGATGGACACCTTCGATCCCAAACCCAAGCTGAGCGAGTTGCACGGCAAGCCCTCCGGTGACGGGATCCGGACCTATCAGGGTTGTCACTGGACCTTCAGGAAATACGGGAAATCGGGGATCCCCGTGAGTGAGCTCTTTCCTCACATCGCCACCTGCGTGGATGATCTGGCCATTGTTCGCTCCATGGTCTCCAACTTCCCGCTGCACCCGCGCGGCAACATCCTTTTCCACACCGGCCGCAACGTCGGCGGTTACCCGAGTCTGGGATCCTGGATCACCTACGCGCTGGGGAGCGAGAACAAGAACCTGCCCGGATACGTCCTTCTCCACCCTGAAGCCACGTCGATCCCGCCGGGAGGATTGGAGAACTTCTCCAACGGCTTCCTCCCCGCAACCCACCAGGCGTTGCCTGTGAAGGCGGAGGGGACACCCATCGAGAACCTGGTCCCCGCCGACGAGGGCGCCATCCAGAACACCAAGTTGTCGGTGTTGCTGGACCAGGATCGGGATTTTCTGGCCGAGGCCGGCAGAAACGACGCCGTCGAGTCGGCCATCCGAAACTACGAAATGGCCTACCGGATGCAGTCCCTCGTCCCTGATGTGCTGGACCTGTCTCGCGAAACGGAAGCTACAAAGCGGCTCTACGGCCTGGACACCTCCAACAAGGACCAGCGGAACTATGCCCTGCAATGCCTCCGGGCGCGGCGGCTGATCGAGTCGGGCGTCCGTTTCGTGGAGGTGACGCCGCCCGTCCTTTTCGGCGCCACCAACGGCACGTGGGACCAGCACACCAACCTGAAGAAAGGACATGAGGGGAACGCCCTGGTGGCGGATCAGTCTGTGGCCGCCCTGATCAAGGACCTCAAGTCCAGAGGAATGTTGGATGAGACGCTGGTCATCTGGGGCACCGAGTTCGGCCGCACGGTGGACACCGGAACCAACGGAGACGGCCGCGACCATCTGGAGACGGCCTTCACCATCTGGATGGCCGGCGGTGGGGTCAAGGGGGGGACCGTGTATGGCCGGACCGACGACATCGGCAAGACCGTGGTGGAAAACAAGACCACCGTCCACGACCTGCACGCCACCATCCTGCATCTGCTGGGACTGGACCACGAGCGCCTGGTCTATCGTTTCGGGGGCCGCGACGAGAGTCTGACCGACGTCCACGGCCGCGTGGTCCACGAAATTCTGGCCTGA
- the cysK gene encoding cysteine synthase A: MPRHRPLLADNILELIGNTPLVRVQRLTRPGSAELLLKLESLNPSFSVKDRIAYAMLKQAQDEGRIQPGKTVIVEPTSGNTGIGLAMASAVMGYRLILTMPDTMSMERRRVLQAMGAELVLTPEVRGMTAAIEKAEELVSRLPDAYMPQQFNNPANPRVHRHTTALEILEATDGRLDAFVAGVGTGGTITGVGEILKRELRDVLIVAVEPADSPVLAGGEPGPHEIQGIGAGFVPSVLNRNVIDEIIHVDFEDARLVTRDMARKEGIFAGISSGSNCWAALQVARRLGTGARVVAMVCDLGERYLSHPVYSE, encoded by the coding sequence ATGCCCCGTCACCGCCCCCTGCTGGCAGACAACATCCTCGAACTGATCGGCAACACGCCGCTGGTGCGGGTCCAGCGCCTGACTCGTCCCGGGTCCGCCGAGCTCCTGTTGAAACTGGAGTCCCTGAACCCCTCCTTCAGCGTCAAGGACCGGATCGCCTACGCCATGCTGAAGCAGGCGCAGGACGAAGGCAGGATCCAACCCGGAAAGACCGTCATCGTCGAGCCCACCAGCGGCAACACGGGGATCGGCCTGGCCATGGCCTCGGCCGTAATGGGGTACCGCCTGATCCTGACCATGCCCGACACCATGTCCATGGAACGCAGGCGCGTCCTTCAGGCCATGGGCGCCGAACTGGTCCTGACCCCCGAGGTCCGGGGGATGACCGCCGCCATCGAAAAGGCGGAAGAACTGGTGAGCCGGCTCCCCGACGCCTACATGCCGCAACAGTTCAACAACCCGGCCAATCCCCGGGTTCACCGTCACACGACGGCCCTGGAGATCCTGGAGGCGACGGACGGGAGGTTGGATGCGTTCGTTGCGGGCGTGGGAACGGGGGGCACCATCACGGGAGTCGGTGAGATCCTGAAACGGGAATTGCGCGACGTCCTGATCGTTGCAGTGGAACCCGCCGATTCACCGGTGCTTGCGGGCGGAGAGCCGGGTCCCCACGAGATCCAGGGGATCGGAGCCGGATTCGTCCCGTCGGTCCTGAATCGCAACGTCATCGACGAGATCATCCACGTCGATTTCGAGGACGCCCGCCTTGTCACCCGGGACATGGCCCGCAAAGAGGGCATCTTCGCGGGCATCTCATCGGGGTCCAACTGCTGGGCCGCGCTCCAGGTCGCGCGTAGGCTGGGGACGGGCGCCCGCGTCGTCGCCATGGTCTGCGACCTGGGCGAACGCTACCTGAGCCACCCGGTCTATTCGGAATAG
- a CDS encoding UvrD-helicase domain-containing protein, which produces MEFDQRIQANLRGREYFRCSSADALRAQIETLVQDGNLELVRIHLPIPAINALVRLREFRCREQLETARERGNSRFVRAQAGAVRTASSGVLDHTLTDEQAHAIATDEDVTLVLAGAGTGKTAVITGKIAYLVRHQEIDPKEILVLAFNTKAADEIRNRLPRDLQGATVRTFHSFGMRTLGAARGRKPQISTLADDPAKMAQAIDEILEELLTSKQHKEQVAELLTLHRNPYRSPFDFKTASDYFSYVRLCELRTLSGDLVKSFEEVQIANFLSMNGIKFQYEKPYPVNTADKRHRQYMPDFYLPDHKIYIEHFALNEEGDAPTFFRNYQDGVYWKRCIHRRYGTKLIETYSWQARRGILLRELEKLLEHSSVDFRPVSIDRLLEDLRSILESWLSRLILSFLKHVKTSILSADDLTRRAKKSPDKFRSSAFLKVFEAVRVRYEKRLAKEGAVDFEDLINEAARHIRDPRSFAQYRYILVDEFQDISASRMALLTALNTPETAYFLVGDDWQSIYRFAGSDVSLVRGCGEYLGHVREHCLSTTFRYGSRVADPTSEFVQRNPEQTQRSLRAHSDELDMGITVVASKEPSQGVERALDDILEQVRTRDQSSPGHDKNDSSVLALGRYKNSVNAVREAAKSRRMGVDFSTVHSAKGREADFSLVLDLKDDRMGFPSQIDDDPLLNLALPPMREHPFPHAEERRLFYVAATRAKRAVYLIADQIHTSSFVRELVQDYEGIRRIGDPAQSSAPDCPRCGGYLVESRTGRTLRCVNNPMCKHQAPRCETCKQGYSLSDGQRTKCSNRRCESSPRACPSCKYGILVLRSGPYGQFLGCSGYWDEPPCTYKQRLPPDRFLGK; this is translated from the coding sequence TTGGAATTCGACCAGCGAATTCAGGCAAATTTGCGTGGCCGGGAATATTTTCGCTGCTCTTCCGCGGATGCGCTTCGTGCTCAGATCGAAACTTTGGTGCAGGACGGCAACCTGGAACTCGTCCGCATCCATTTGCCGATACCCGCAATAAATGCCTTGGTTCGCCTCCGTGAGTTCAGGTGCCGAGAACAATTGGAAACGGCTCGCGAGCGAGGGAATTCCAGGTTCGTCAGGGCGCAAGCAGGAGCTGTTCGCACCGCGTCCTCCGGCGTTTTAGATCACACGCTTACGGACGAACAGGCACACGCAATTGCCACGGACGAGGACGTTACTCTCGTATTGGCCGGCGCCGGAACCGGAAAGACTGCGGTAATCACCGGCAAAATCGCCTATCTCGTCCGCCACCAAGAAATTGACCCTAAAGAAATCCTTGTATTGGCCTTCAACACGAAGGCTGCAGACGAGATCCGGAACCGCCTGCCAAGGGACCTCCAAGGCGCAACCGTCCGCACGTTCCATTCCTTCGGGATGCGTACTCTGGGAGCGGCACGAGGCAGGAAGCCTCAGATTTCGACTCTTGCCGACGACCCCGCAAAAATGGCTCAGGCCATAGACGAGATTCTTGAAGAGTTGCTTACGTCGAAGCAGCATAAAGAGCAGGTGGCGGAACTCCTGACCCTGCATAGAAACCCCTACAGGTCCCCGTTCGATTTCAAGACAGCTAGTGACTATTTCTCGTACGTGCGCCTTTGCGAGCTTCGAACCTTAAGTGGAGATCTGGTCAAGAGTTTCGAAGAGGTCCAGATTGCCAACTTCCTCTCCATGAATGGCATCAAGTTCCAGTATGAAAAACCTTACCCCGTAAACACGGCCGACAAACGGCACCGGCAATACATGCCCGACTTCTACCTCCCCGACCACAAGATTTACATTGAGCACTTCGCGCTCAACGAGGAAGGTGACGCTCCGACGTTCTTCCGCAACTATCAGGACGGTGTCTATTGGAAACGGTGCATTCACAGACGCTATGGCACCAAGTTGATTGAAACGTATAGTTGGCAGGCCCGCCGTGGAATTCTCCTCCGGGAACTTGAAAAACTTCTTGAACACAGCAGTGTAGACTTCCGCCCGGTTTCCATCGACCGCCTGCTTGAAGACCTCAGATCGATCCTGGAGTCATGGCTGTCCAGATTGATCCTTTCGTTTCTCAAGCACGTCAAGACGAGCATTCTGTCAGCGGACGATCTGACCCGCCGCGCAAAGAAATCACCCGACAAGTTTCGGAGTTCAGCTTTTCTGAAAGTTTTCGAAGCCGTGCGGGTGCGTTATGAGAAGAGGCTCGCGAAAGAAGGCGCAGTCGACTTCGAAGACCTGATCAACGAGGCCGCCCGGCATATTCGCGATCCTCGTTCTTTTGCGCAGTATCGCTATATCCTCGTCGACGAGTTTCAAGACATTTCCGCCAGCCGAATGGCGCTGCTGACAGCCCTCAATACACCCGAAACCGCTTATTTTCTGGTTGGTGACGATTGGCAATCAATCTACCGTTTTGCAGGCAGCGACGTGAGCCTCGTTCGTGGCTGTGGAGAGTACCTTGGCCACGTCCGTGAACATTGTCTGAGCACGACCTTCAGATACGGCAGTCGCGTCGCCGATCCCACGTCGGAATTTGTGCAGCGGAACCCCGAACAAACCCAGAGAAGCCTTCGTGCCCACAGCGATGAACTCGATATGGGTATCACGGTGGTTGCATCCAAGGAACCATCTCAGGGGGTCGAGCGCGCACTCGATGACATCCTGGAACAGGTACGAACTCGGGACCAAAGTAGTCCAGGACACGACAAGAATGATTCGTCCGTACTGGCACTCGGTCGTTATAAAAATAGTGTGAATGCCGTAAGAGAGGCAGCCAAGTCCAGACGCATGGGCGTCGACTTCAGCACGGTCCACAGTGCGAAGGGGCGCGAAGCCGATTTTTCTCTCGTACTCGACCTTAAGGACGACAGGATGGGTTTCCCTTCACAAATCGACGACGATCCTTTACTCAATCTCGCCTTACCCCCAATGCGAGAGCATCCCTTCCCCCACGCGGAAGAACGCCGCTTGTTTTACGTTGCGGCAACCCGGGCCAAGCGAGCGGTCTACTTGATAGCGGATCAGATCCACACTTCAAGTTTCGTTCGGGAACTGGTCCAGGACTACGAGGGTATTCGTCGAATTGGTGATCCGGCGCAATCCTCAGCACCAGACTGCCCTCGCTGTGGAGGGTATCTCGTCGAATCAAGGACTGGGAGGACTCTTCGTTGCGTCAACAACCCGATGTGCAAGCATCAGGCACCCCGGTGCGAAACCTGTAAACAGGGATATTCTCTATCCGACGGGCAAAGAACAAAGTGCTCCAATCGCCGTTGCGAGTCCTCTCCGAGGGCTTGTCCCAGTTGTAAATACGGGATTCTTGTTTTGCGAAGTGGTCCGTATGGGCAGTTCCTGGGATGTAGCGGGTACTGGGATGAACCACCATGTACCTATAAGCAAAGGCTGCCGCCGGATCGTTTTCTTGGGAAGTGA
- a CDS encoding M23 family metallopeptidase, with protein sequence MKPLAVILILLVAFVAGWALATWDSSPPEVVWIDPAGTVGPKTEIQVEARDQGRGLKSLRLLFRQQGSEVVVHEESFDEAGFLWTDGTLKRRLEVRPSDMAPHEDLKEGSFTLEVQVQDHASLGLWSRETVEEETFRLDRTPPRIEVLSNQHYIRQGGSAAVRYRVSEPVDSSGIQVGDRIYAGYPVPSREEGFYICLFALGHDQDRDTAMTVWAQDPAGNRGRENFWKKVFPGRFRKRNINISDRFMERVLPSIVERSDHVRGTSDLLETYLEVNGSLRRINNRQIAELAAQSAAAPLWTEEFLQLSNSQVESSFADFRSYIYRGKKVDEQTHLGFDLASLAQAPVECSNDGVVIFADYLGIYGNTVVVDHGLGLQSLYAHLSRFDVKVGEEVRKGQSLGRTGQTGLAGGDHLHFTMVLHGTQVNPIEWWDPAWVRKRVLSRLETREAESRN encoded by the coding sequence ATGAAACCGTTGGCGGTGATATTGATTCTGCTGGTGGCTTTCGTGGCCGGTTGGGCCCTCGCCACTTGGGACTCGTCGCCTCCCGAAGTTGTTTGGATCGATCCGGCCGGAACCGTCGGTCCCAAGACGGAGATCCAGGTGGAGGCCAGAGATCAAGGCCGGGGGCTCAAGTCGCTTCGGCTCCTCTTCCGGCAGCAGGGAAGTGAAGTCGTGGTGCACGAAGAGAGTTTCGACGAGGCGGGATTCCTCTGGACGGACGGGACTCTCAAGCGGCGGCTTGAGGTGCGCCCGTCCGATATGGCGCCGCATGAAGACCTGAAAGAAGGTTCATTCACGCTGGAGGTGCAGGTTCAGGACCACGCGAGCTTGGGGCTCTGGTCTCGGGAAACGGTTGAGGAGGAGACCTTCCGCCTGGACCGGACGCCTCCGCGAATCGAGGTTCTCTCCAACCAGCACTACATCCGGCAGGGCGGGTCCGCGGCCGTCCGCTACAGGGTGTCCGAACCGGTCGACTCCAGCGGAATCCAGGTGGGTGACCGGATCTACGCAGGATACCCCGTTCCCTCCCGGGAAGAAGGCTTCTACATCTGTCTTTTCGCTCTGGGACACGACCAGGACAGAGACACCGCCATGACGGTATGGGCCCAGGATCCAGCCGGCAACCGGGGCCGGGAGAACTTTTGGAAGAAGGTGTTTCCGGGACGATTCCGAAAACGAAACATAAATATTTCCGACCGCTTCATGGAGCGGGTTCTGCCGTCCATCGTAGAGCGCAGCGACCATGTCCGGGGCACCTCCGATCTCTTGGAGACGTACCTGGAGGTGAATGGATCGTTGCGCCGGATCAACAACCGGCAGATTGCCGAATTGGCTGCCCAGAGCGCCGCAGCCCCCCTCTGGACCGAAGAGTTTCTGCAGTTGAGCAACTCGCAGGTCGAATCGTCCTTTGCGGATTTCCGCTCCTACATCTACCGGGGAAAGAAGGTGGACGAGCAGACCCACCTGGGCTTCGATCTGGCCTCACTGGCTCAGGCCCCGGTGGAGTGCTCCAACGACGGCGTCGTCATCTTTGCCGACTATCTGGGGATCTACGGCAATACCGTGGTCGTGGACCATGGTCTGGGCCTGCAGTCGCTGTATGCCCACCTGAGCCGCTTCGATGTGAAGGTGGGAGAAGAGGTTCGGAAGGGGCAATCCTTGGGACGGACCGGTCAGACCGGCTTGGCGGGTGGAGATCACCTGCACTTCACCATGGTCCTGCACGGGACCCAGGTGAACCCCATCGAGTGGTGGGACCCGGCCTGGGTTCGGAAGCGGGTCCTGTCCAGGCTGGAGACTCGAGAAGCAGAGAGTCGCAATTGA